One window of the Candidatus Microbacterium colombiense genome contains the following:
- a CDS encoding FMN reductase: MTTRRIAVVSAGLSNPSSTRMLADRLAAETVKALAAHDIDATVDVIELRDYAHDITNNLLTGFAPPALETAINTVVSADALIAVTPIFSTSYNGLFKSFIDVLDPDALTGKPVLIGANAGTARHSLAIDYAIRPLFAYLHADAVSTGVFAASSDWGGAGDDVAPLAKRVEKGARELAEAVSRRESTAVVDPYDPATYLGEGRSFGHMLGGLAGE, translated from the coding sequence ATGACCACGCGACGGATCGCCGTCGTCTCCGCCGGGCTCTCCAATCCGTCGTCGACGCGGATGCTCGCCGATCGCCTCGCCGCCGAGACGGTGAAGGCGCTCGCGGCACACGACATCGACGCGACGGTCGATGTGATCGAGCTGCGCGACTACGCGCACGACATCACGAACAACCTGCTCACGGGGTTCGCGCCGCCCGCGCTGGAGACCGCGATCAACACGGTCGTCTCTGCGGACGCGCTGATCGCCGTCACGCCCATCTTCTCCACGAGCTACAACGGGCTGTTCAAATCGTTCATCGACGTGCTCGACCCGGATGCACTCACGGGGAAGCCCGTGTTGATCGGCGCGAATGCGGGGACGGCCCGTCACTCGTTGGCGATCGACTACGCGATCCGCCCGTTGTTCGCCTACCTGCATGCGGACGCGGTGTCGACCGGGGTCTTCGCGGCCTCCAGTGACTGGGGCGGCGCGGGCGATGACGTGGCGCCGCTGGCCAAGCGCGTCGAGAAGGGTGCGCGCGAGCTGGCCGAGGCCGTCTCGCGGCGCGAGAGCACGGCGGTCGTGGACCCGTACGACCCGGCGACCTACCTCGGTGAAGGCCGGTCGTTCGGGCACATGCTGGGCGGTCTCGCCGGCGAGTAA
- a CDS encoding ATP-binding protein, whose translation MPRAAAARSTASRVFLLVLAAVVVIGVAVAVFLVVEAQRATHAEAERVTAATAVTIASSPVVTFALEGADPESATIALEPYAMAVVDNAELDFVTIMTVDGVRITHPDVDEIGERYLGTIPDTPRTLTEVFTGTLGPSVRTIVPVTSSEGDLLGWVAAGVTTESIADTLIRRIPLSLGITAALVGLGALGAWGARRLTRGITGDLPPGQVRDAVSSYESIRTLGDALRAQTHEHGNRMHTAVALLELGRTAEAIEILTETSRQSQSLVDQVTARRHGDPTVGALLLGKASQAKERGVDWRALIAPDTPRSPLSVVDSVSVLGNLIDNAMDAASESSTGERWVSVALSPSDAGGIVLEVADSGPGVPPELTERIFTQGFSTKPTGTDGRGVGLALVRSVVTDAGGTVEVFANPTRFRVVLPRAPLRRSRR comes from the coding sequence ATGCCCCGGGCCGCCGCCGCACGCAGCACCGCATCCCGGGTGTTCCTGCTCGTCCTCGCCGCCGTCGTCGTGATCGGCGTGGCGGTGGCCGTGTTCCTTGTGGTGGAGGCGCAGCGCGCGACGCATGCGGAGGCGGAGCGGGTCACCGCCGCCACCGCTGTCACGATCGCCTCTTCGCCTGTCGTGACCTTCGCTCTCGAAGGTGCCGATCCGGAATCGGCGACGATCGCGCTGGAGCCGTATGCGATGGCTGTCGTCGACAACGCGGAGCTCGACTTCGTGACGATCATGACGGTGGACGGCGTACGCATCACCCACCCGGATGTGGACGAGATCGGCGAACGCTACCTCGGGACCATCCCCGACACCCCGCGCACGCTCACCGAGGTCTTCACGGGCACGCTCGGCCCGTCGGTGCGCACGATCGTCCCGGTGACCTCATCGGAGGGAGATCTACTCGGATGGGTCGCTGCGGGGGTGACGACGGAATCGATCGCGGACACACTGATCCGCCGCATCCCGCTCTCCCTCGGCATCACCGCCGCACTCGTGGGACTCGGCGCGCTCGGCGCCTGGGGCGCTCGTCGACTCACGCGCGGCATCACCGGCGACCTGCCGCCGGGCCAGGTGCGTGATGCCGTGTCGTCGTACGAATCGATCCGCACGTTGGGCGATGCCCTGCGGGCGCAGACGCACGAGCACGGAAACCGGATGCACACGGCCGTCGCCCTGCTCGAGCTCGGGCGCACGGCCGAGGCGATCGAGATCCTGACGGAGACCTCGCGACAGAGTCAGTCGCTCGTCGACCAGGTGACGGCGCGGCGACACGGCGACCCGACCGTGGGTGCGCTGCTGCTGGGCAAGGCATCGCAGGCGAAGGAACGGGGTGTCGACTGGCGTGCACTCATCGCGCCCGACACTCCGCGCTCGCCGCTCTCCGTCGTCGACAGCGTCTCGGTGCTGGGGAACCTCATCGACAACGCGATGGACGCCGCGTCCGAGAGCAGCACCGGTGAGAGGTGGGTCAGCGTCGCTCTGAGCCCCTCTGATGCGGGCGGCATCGTGCTCGAGGTCGCCGACAGCGGGCCGGGGGTACCGCCGGAGCTGACGGAGCGGATCTTCACGCAGGGATTCTCGACGAAGCCGACAGGGACCGACGGGCGTGGGGTGGGACTGGCGCTCGTCCGTTCGGTGGTGACGGATGCCGGCGGCACGGTCGAGGTCTTCGCGAACCCGACGCGATTCCGTGTCGTCCTGCCCCGGGCGCCCTTGCGCAGGAGCCGTCGATGA
- a CDS encoding response regulator, with translation MIRTLLVDDDALTLELHRDYLARIDGFVVAGECSGARAAVTAVLERPGPDAFDLVLLDVTMPDGSGIDVLRTLRARATAVDVIAITGVREAETVRQMAALGVFQYLVKPFPFAVFQERMTQYREHRSQATTTAGQATQAEIDALLGRATGPISLPKGLSAGSLDRVTTEIRASGPLSATEAAEHLGMSRVAVRRYLEHLAAEGLVHRGARYGARGRPETEYSWKYGSELGGR, from the coding sequence ATGATCCGCACACTGCTCGTCGACGACGACGCCCTCACTCTCGAGCTGCATCGCGACTATCTCGCGCGGATCGACGGGTTCGTCGTCGCCGGAGAATGCTCCGGTGCCCGCGCAGCCGTGACCGCCGTGCTCGAGCGACCCGGCCCCGACGCGTTCGATCTCGTGCTGCTCGACGTCACGATGCCGGACGGCTCGGGGATCGACGTGCTGCGCACTCTCCGGGCGCGCGCGACAGCGGTGGATGTGATCGCCATCACCGGGGTGCGCGAGGCGGAGACCGTTCGGCAGATGGCGGCGCTCGGTGTGTTCCAGTACCTCGTCAAGCCTTTTCCGTTCGCCGTGTTCCAGGAGCGGATGACGCAGTACCGCGAGCATCGCAGCCAGGCGACCACGACGGCGGGTCAGGCGACGCAGGCCGAGATCGATGCGCTGCTGGGACGTGCGACCGGACCGATCTCGCTCCCCAAGGGGCTCTCCGCAGGCTCGCTCGACCGTGTCACGACCGAGATCCGTGCGTCCGGTCCCCTGTCCGCCACGGAGGCGGCTGAGCATCTGGGGATGTCACGCGTCGCAGTGCGCCGCTATCTGGAGCACCTCGCCGCAGAGGGACTGGTGCATCGCGGCGCGCGCTACGGCGCCCGTGGAAGGCCGGAGACCGAGTACAGCTGGAAATATGGGTCGGAGCTCGGCGGGCGGTGA
- a CDS encoding FAD-binding oxidoreductase produces MPRFSALEHVRGTLTGSLLVPTDEGFDTARRPWNLAIDQHPVAVSVPADVADLRALLEAAADDGVPVSVQPGGHGASGSLTGALLVRMAAFDDLDIDLESGTARIGAGVRWGRVVDALEGTGWVAPAGTSPVVSVTGYTLGGGHSWFSRTAGLGSDNLRAAWVLRTDGTHERVDDESEPDLMWALRGAGGIVGIVTAIEIDLVPAPTLWGTSLVFDASDAPTVLRAVRDLSAHAPATLNVFTNSMRMPDVPQLPPEIRGRSFVTVQALSVAGDADALLRALRSSATARREVVGATSPARLSAQSTEPTEPTASRGASVALAELDDATIDALITYRDRPEQATIIGIDVRMLGGALDAPRREGFASLEGAAWIAYALAPLFPDAPREPGDLSLSGFRELLAPAKAQRTVPTFLSPDENLEHAAPDADIERLRAVRARLDPSGLLHEGRLPR; encoded by the coding sequence ATGCCCCGTTTCTCTGCACTGGAACATGTTCGCGGCACGCTGACCGGATCCCTCCTCGTCCCGACAGATGAGGGGTTCGACACGGCGCGCAGGCCCTGGAATCTGGCGATCGATCAGCATCCGGTCGCGGTATCCGTGCCGGCAGACGTGGCCGACCTGCGTGCGCTGCTTGAGGCCGCAGCCGACGACGGTGTACCGGTGTCGGTGCAGCCCGGTGGGCACGGGGCCTCGGGCAGTCTGACAGGCGCTCTGTTGGTGCGCATGGCGGCCTTCGACGACCTCGACATCGATCTCGAGAGCGGCACGGCGCGTATCGGTGCCGGTGTGCGCTGGGGGCGTGTCGTCGATGCGCTGGAGGGAACGGGATGGGTGGCGCCGGCGGGCACGAGTCCGGTGGTCTCCGTGACGGGGTACACGCTCGGCGGGGGACACTCCTGGTTCAGCCGCACGGCGGGACTCGGTTCCGACAACCTCCGCGCCGCCTGGGTGCTGCGCACTGACGGCACCCACGAGCGCGTCGACGACGAGAGCGAGCCTGATCTCATGTGGGCCCTTCGCGGTGCCGGTGGCATCGTCGGCATCGTCACCGCGATCGAGATCGATCTCGTCCCGGCGCCGACGCTCTGGGGGACATCCCTCGTGTTCGATGCCTCAGATGCCCCGACCGTCCTGCGCGCGGTGCGTGATCTGTCGGCGCACGCCCCAGCCACGCTGAACGTGTTCACGAACTCGATGCGCATGCCCGATGTCCCTCAGCTGCCTCCGGAGATCCGTGGCCGGAGTTTCGTGACCGTGCAGGCGCTGTCCGTCGCCGGCGATGCGGATGCCCTTCTGCGTGCACTGCGCTCCTCTGCGACGGCGCGACGTGAGGTGGTCGGGGCGACGTCGCCGGCACGCCTCAGTGCGCAGTCGACAGAACCGACCGAACCGACCGCCAGCCGTGGCGCCTCCGTAGCGCTGGCCGAGCTCGACGACGCCACGATCGACGCGTTGATCACGTATCGGGATCGACCTGAGCAGGCGACGATCATCGGTATCGACGTCCGCATGTTGGGAGGCGCACTCGACGCCCCGCGGCGGGAGGGGTTCGCCTCCCTGGAGGGCGCAGCGTGGATCGCCTACGCTCTCGCGCCGCTCTTCCCGGATGCCCCACGCGAGCCCGGAGACCTGAGCCTGTCCGGCTTCCGGGAGTTGCTCGCCCCGGCGAAGGCGCAGCGCACCGTACCGACGTTCCTCAGCCCGGATGAGAATCTGGAGCACGCAGCGCCGGATGCCGACATCGAGCGATTGCGCGCCGTGCGTGCGCGACTCGATCCTTCCGGCCTGCTCCACGAGGGGCGTCTCCCGCGCTGA